One window from the genome of Pseudoliparis swirei isolate HS2019 ecotype Mariana Trench chromosome 24, NWPU_hadal_v1, whole genome shotgun sequence encodes:
- the tlr3 gene encoding toll-like receptor 3 — MHAPRSLLLLPAIIMFHFMTGQHNCAATQKKTSCQVQGGRADCSHLRLKAVPPNLPRNITGLDVSHNDLRALPTGSLAPYPLLLHLNVSYNSITKLDQAVCRTLPLLQTLNMEHNVVHVLSEEDVSHCTNLTRLIMASNKLLLRGEPFSALQSLRVLDVSMNKLESAKLGSRPQLPNLVSLDLAFNSFTSLKKDDFSFLSHSPFLQVLNMSSVSLKKLEPGCFQPISGLRTLIMDGSNMGTQVISKLCSELSATAIDSLFLRKTKLITLTNATFKGLKETNLTFLDLSRNDMEKIDGGAFRWLSRLHTLILTDNNIMLLTEDTFKGLDSLRSLQLTKALVKRHATPVIKDFSFRPLSALESLILQRTAVHDITENTFTGLSSLRELDMSWSSCVSLRNINNKTLVSLAGSPLLKLNLTGTAIAQIHPGSFSFLRNLTTLLLDFNFVKQTLTGEEFEGLNRVEELHMSNNHQTVNLNSRSFVNVPNLRVLNLGQSLKAEAVNMDPSPFRLLLKLTFLDLSNNNIANFRENMLEGLVNLKVLRLQHNNLARLWKTGNLGGPVLFLKHAQGLTTLLLDSNGLDEIPAEALRGLSRLREISLGNNDLDSLKDSIFDDLSSLRVFDMQKNLLTAVRPGVFKAPLRNLSLLLMTKNPFDCTCESMLWFATWLNDTHGTRVPGLRDQYMCNTPLAYSNRSVMDFDGLSCKDKTPFQALYILSSVAVIVLTATALLVRFHGWRIQFYWNVLINRTLGFSDAKAEEGREFEFDVFVIHAEKDADWVERRMVPLENDSCRFCLEDRDSIPGVSKVQSFLDNTRKSRKILYVVTEALLRDPWCHRFKAQHVQHQVIEGRRDSVVLVFLQDVHDYKLSRSLFLRRGMLRSCCVLDWPVHKERVPAFHQKLLIALGMTNRLQE; from the exons ATGCATGCCCcacgctccctcctcctcctgccggcGATCATAATGTTCCATTTCATGACGGGCCAACACAATTGCGCGGCCACCCAGAAGAAGACCTCCTGCCAGGTGCAGGGCGGCAGAGCCGACTGCAGCCACCTGCGCCTCAAGGCGGTCCCTCCCAACCTTCCCAGGAACATCACCGGCCTGGACGTGTCTCACAACGACCTGAGGGCGCTGCCCACCGGGTCGCTGGCCCCGtacccgctcctcctccacctcaacGTCAGCTACAACAGCATCACCAAGCTGGACCAGGCTGTGTGCCGGACGCTGCCTCTGCTGCAGACGCTGAACATGGAACACAACGTAGTGCATGTGCTGAGTGAGGAGGACGTGAGCCACTGCACCAATCTAACGCGGTTGATTATGGCGAGTAATAAGCTGTTGCTTCGCGGGGAGCCCTTCTCTGCACTGCAG AGCCTGAGAGTTCTGGACGTGTCCATGAACAAACTGGAGTCGGCCAAGCTGGGCTCCCGGCCTCAGCTGCCCAATCTCGTGAGCCTCGATCTGGCGTTCAACAGCTTCACCTCTCTGAAGAAAGACGACTTCTCGTTCCTCAGCCATTCGCCGTTTCTGCAGGTCCTCAACATGTCATCCGTGTCGCTGAAGAAG TTGGAGCCCGGTTGCTTTCAGCCCATTTCAGGCCTTCGTACTTTGATCATGGATGGAAGCAACATGGGCACGCAGGTTATTTCCAAACTCTGCTCGGAGTTGTCCGCGACAGCCATCGACAGCTTGTTTCTCCGGAAGACGAAGCTGATCACGCTCACAAACGCAACCTTTAAGGGGCTGAAGGAAACAAATCTAACCTTTCTGGATCTGTCGCGTAACGACATGGAAAAAATTGATGGAGGCGCATTTCGTTGGCTGTCCAGACTTCACACTCTAATTTTGACAGACAACAACATCATGCTCCTGACCGAGGACACATTTAAGGGACTCGACAGTTTGAGAAGTCTCCAGTTGACGAAAGCTCTCGTGAAAAGGCACGCCACCCCGGTCATCAAGGATTTCTCCTTCCGACCCCTGAGCGCCCTGGAGAGTTTGATATTGCAAAGAACCGCCgttcatgacatcacagagAACACATTTACAGGCTTGTCAAGTCTCCGGGAGCTGGATATGAGCTGGAGTAGCTGCGTCTCGCTcagaaacatcaacaacaagaCGTTGGTCTCTCTCGCGGGATCGCCTCTCTTGAAGCTGAATCTAACGGGCACGGCGATAGCGCAGATTCATCCCGGAAGCTTCTCCTTCTTGAGAAACCTCACCACTCTCCTCCTGGACTTCAACTTCGTCAAGCAGACCCTCACTGGCGAAGAGTTTGAAGGCCTGAACAGAGTCGAAGAATTGCACATGTCCAATAACCACCAGACGGTCAATCTAAACTCCAGGTCCTTTGTGAATGTTCCCAATCTGAGGGTCCTGAATCTGGGACAAAGTCTCAAAGCCGAAGCGGTGAACATGGATCCCTCTCCGTTCAGACTCCTGCTCAAACTCACCTTCCTGGATctcagcaacaacaacattgcCAACTTCCGGGAGAATATGCTGGAGGGGCTCGTGAACCTGAAAGTGCTGAGGCTCCAACACAACAACTTAGCCCGCTTGTGGAAGACCGGCAACCTCGGGGGGCCGGTGTTGTTCCTCAAACACGCACAGGGCTTGACGACCTTACTGCTGGACAGCAACGGGCTGGACGAGATCCCGGCGGAGGCTCTGAGAGGCTTGAGTCGCCTCCGTGAAATCAGCCTGGGCAACAACGACCTCGACAGTCTGAAGGATTCCATTTTCGATGACCTGAGCTCGCTGCGGGTTTTCGATATGCAGAAGAATCTGCTCACCGCCGTGAGGCCCGGGGTGTTCAAAGCGCCGTTGCGCAACCTCAGCCTGCTCCTCATGACCAAAAACCCATTCGACTGCACGTGCGAGAGCATGCTGTGGTTCGCGACGTGGTTGAACGACACCCACGGGACGCGCGTGCCCGGTCTCCGGGACCAGTATATGTGCAACACGCCGCTGGCGTACTCCAACCGCTCCGTCATGGATTTCGACGGCCTCTCCTGCAAAGACAAGACCCCGTTTCAGGCTCTTTACATCCTGAGCAGCGTCGCCGTCATCGTGCTGACGGCGACGGCGCTCCTGGTGCGCTTCCACGGCTGGAGGATCCAGTTCTATTGGAACGTATTGATCAACCGCACGCTCGGGTTCAGCGACGCCAAAGCCGAAGAGGGCAGGGAGTTTGAGTTCGACGTCTTCGTCATCCACGCCGAGAAAGACGCCGACTGGGTGGAGAGAAGGATGGTGCCCTTGGAGAACGACTCGTGCCGGTTTTGTTTGGAGGATCGGGATTCGATCCCCGGCGTGTCAAAGGTTCAATCCTTCTTGGATAATACGAGGAAGTCCAGAAAGATCTTGTACGTCGTCACTGAAGCTCTCCTCCGGGACCCCTGGTGTCACAG ATTTAAGGCCCAACATGTCCAGCACCAGGTCATTGAAGGCAGACGGGACTCCGTGGTTCTGGTCTTCCTGCAGGACGTCCACGACTACAAGTTGTCCCGCTCGCTCTTCCTCCGTCGGGGCATGCTGCGTTCGTGCTGCGTCCTGGACTGGCCCGTCCACAAGGAGAGGGTGCCGGCCTTCCACCAGAAGCTCCTCATCGCACTCGGCATGACGAATCGATTGCAAGAGTGA